The Melopsittacus undulatus isolate bMelUnd1 chromosome 9, bMelUnd1.mat.Z, whole genome shotgun sequence genomic interval AACCCATCACCATCGGCCGGCATGCCCACGGTGACCAGGTGAGTGCTGTGGGGCACGGGGGGTCCGGGGGCTCCCCACAGACCCTGCCCCACACTCTGCCCTGCCCCACACTCTGCCCTGCCCCACACTCTGCCCTGCCCCACACTCTGCCCTGCCCCAcactctgctctctgcagtacAAAGCCACTGACTTCGTGGTGGACAAGTCCGGGACGTTCAGGATGATCTTCACCCCCAAGGACGGCAGTGGGGCCAGGGAGTGGGAGGTGTTCAGCTTCCCTGGCGGCGGCGTGGGCATGGGCATGTACAACACGGATGAGGTGATGGAGCAGTGGGGTCCCTGTGGGGTCCCTGTGGGGTCCCTGTGGGGTCCCTGTGGGGTCCGTGCCAGGCTCAGGGTCCCACGGGTGCCCATGCACTTCCCTTGCAGTCCATCTCGGGCTTTGCCCACAGCTGTTTCCAATATGCCATCCAGAAGAAGTGGCCTCTCTACCTGAGCACCAAGAACACCATCCTCAAGGCCTACGATGGCCGCTTCAAAGACATCTTCCAGGAGATCTTCGACAAGTATGGGCATGGAGGGGCTCAGGCtggcaatgggggtcaatgggagggGCAATGGGGTTGGAAATGGGGGGGCaaatgggggtcaatggggggggcaatggggttggaaatggggggcaatggggctgaCAACCCTGCACCCCCAGGCACTACAAGACCGAGTTCGACAAGCTGCAGATCTGGTACGAGCACCGGCTCATTGATGACATGGTGGCTCAGGTCCTCAAGTCCTCCGGGGGCTTCGTCTGGGCCTGCAAGAACTACGATGGGGACGTGCAGTCAGACATCCTGGCCCAAGGTGGGCGCTGTGGGGCAGGTTGGGGGGGGGCAGTcaccctgcagggctgctctgaccCCGTCTCCTGCAGGCTTTGGGTCTCTGGGGCTCATGACCTCGGTGCTGGTGTGTCCGGATGGGAAGACCATCGAGGCTGAGGCAGCTCATGGCACCGTCACCCGGCACTACCGGGAGCACCAGAAGGTGGGTGTATGGCACACCTGCGGGTGCTGCCGGTGCCATGCTGCCCACACCGGGTGCTGAGTGCTCTCTCTGTGCAGGGACGACCAACCAGCACTAACCCCATCGCCAGCATCTTCGCCTGGACCCGCGGCCTGGAGCACAGGGGGAAGCTGGATGGTAACCCTGAGCTGATCAAGTGAGTGCAATGGGATGTGGCACACTGGGACTGTGGGTCTGTGGCACACTGGGGCTGTGGGTCTGTGGCACACGGTGCTGGTGAGGTGCCGGCTGTGCCGGAGCCGTACGTGTGATGCTGCCATCACCAGGTTCGCCCAGACACTGGAGAGAGTCTGTGTGGAGACAGTGGAGAGTGGGACGATGACAAAGGACCTCGCCGGCTGCATCCACGGCCTGGCCAAGTACGTGTGGGGCTGTGCAGGGTGGACATGGGTGCCCATTGCCAGGGTCTTGGGTCTGGTGCAGCTCATggcctgggctgtgctgccagcagtgggcacaggcagggacccgCAGCCATGGGTCCCTCCATGCCCTGTCCGTACCCTGCAGTGTGAAGCTCAACGAGCACTTTGTGAACACCACCGACTTCCTGGACACCATCAAGAACAACCTGGACAAGGCCCTGGGCAAGAAGTAGGGACCGGAGCCATGGGCCCCATTGCCGCGGCAGGGATGGAGCCGGCACCTCCAGCCTGgccccacagcacagggacagcTCAGCCCTTTCTGTAAGCAGTTTTCTTAGGAGTGTTCATAAAGCTTTTCTAGCAGGGATGTGTAGGACCAGGGGGCCCACACTGACTCATGTACCCCCCGTGCCAGCAGCCATTAAACACCTCACCCCACGGCACGGGCAGGGGTGCGGTGGCTCCGGAACCCACAGGTATGAGATCTGTTGGCAAACAGCTCCTCAAACCGAGATGGAAACCAGCCAGAACACAGCAGGGGTGTGCACTGGGGGCTGAATGGGACTGGTGTCCACTGGTGCCAGCTCTGCCATCACCATGAGAACCCCTGGCCTggtgctgtggtgctgcagtCACCCGGCACCCCCTTGCAGGGGGGACACATGTGGGAGGTTTATGGTAATGGGGCTGAGGGGGCAATGGTTGGGACACAACCACACTGCACAAAGGGTCCAGGCTGGGCACTGCTGTGGCCACCTCCATCCTTCCCAAGGTGATGGTAAGGCTGGGGGCCCCTGCCctactgggagcactgggactGGGATGTGGCACCTTCCAGAGCCAGGCTGGGCCCTTAGGGGATGGGTGGAGGATGCTCCATGTGGGGACGGTGGGACCTGGACCTGTGCAGCTGCTGGCAACGTGTGCAGGGATCAGCTTGGGGGTCCCAGACCCTTCCCCTAGGACCCCATGGCAGAGAGTGTGGGAAGCCAGGACagtgctcccagccccagctcctccttcccccacaACCAGAGCAGAGGATGGACCCTCTATCCCCAGGGCTCCCCAGGCACTGCCATGccctgagccccagcacagcGCAGGGGGCTCCGAGCAGGGCTCTG includes:
- the IDH2 gene encoding isocitrate dehydrogenase [NADP], mitochondrial; its protein translation is MAARYLRAAPVLSRLLRCPLPIASVGQRRHYADRRIKVANPVVEMDGDEMTRIIWAFIKDKLILPNVDVQLKYFDLGLPHRDRTDDQVTIDSALATKKYSVAVKCATITPDEARVEEFKLKQMWKSPNGTIRNILGGTVFREPIVCRNIPRLVPGWTKPITIGRHAHGDQYKATDFVVDKSGTFRMIFTPKDGSGAREWEVFSFPGGGVGMGMYNTDESISGFAHSCFQYAIQKKWPLYLSTKNTILKAYDGRFKDIFQEIFDKHYKTEFDKLQIWYEHRLIDDMVAQVLKSSGGFVWACKNYDGDVQSDILAQGFGSLGLMTSVLVCPDGKTIEAEAAHGTVTRHYREHQKGRPTSTNPIASIFAWTRGLEHRGKLDGNPELIKFAQTLERVCVETVESGTMTKDLAGCIHGLANVKLNEHFVNTTDFLDTIKNNLDKALGKK